The Triticum aestivum cultivar Chinese Spring chromosome 7B, IWGSC CS RefSeq v2.1, whole genome shotgun sequence genome window below encodes:
- the LOC123156223 gene encoding uncharacterized protein: MAHHVRRLVLVLLFAAAAMATSEVETTPPIPDQIVLPPLPSPADIPVTPPCLKSISVCALVYQDPSQLAPCCVAVKKLFSSDPECICNGIAEAHKVAKQSGLNYTVDGQEMFRRCEMPLTSCDPEKPGSQSIGNGAPTTRSFGVFQILLVFPLFFMM, from the exons ATGGCTCACCACGTCCGCCGATTAGTCCTGGTGCtcctcttcgccgccgcggccatgGCGACTAGCGAAGTGGAGACGACGCCTCCGATCCCGGACCAGATAGTCCTCCCGCCACTCCCGTCGCCGGCCGACATCCCGGTCACGCCGCCGTGCCTGAAGAGCATATCCGTGTGCGCACTCGTCTACCAGGACCCCTCCCAGCTGGCACCGTGCTGCGTCGCCGTCAAGAAGCTCTTCAGCAGCGACCCGGAGTGCATCTGCAACGGAATCGCTGAGGCTCACAAGGTCGCAAAGCAGTCCGGGCTCAACTACACCGTCGACGGCCAGGAGATGTTCCGCCGGTGCGAGATGCCTCTCACCAGCTGCGACCCCGAAAAACCTG GATCACAAAGCATTGGAAATGGAGCACCTACTACGAGGTCCTTTGGTGTCTTTCAGATCCTACTTGTCTTCCCATTATTCTTCATGATGTAA